In a single window of the Streptomyces sp. NBC_00353 genome:
- a CDS encoding VOC family protein — protein MTHENRGAYENLHARPTAVPLEPIARLRALRSVELHTPAFTESTDFYTEVWGLEPVEQDRDAAWLRGTGEEHHVLALTRGERNGLGRITFAVATPAEIDEAARRLLARGIVPVAGPGPLDQVGGGYGLRFTDPEGRLIELSAQTHAVTPRGRDAAVPVGVTHTVLNTTDIDAAVAFYTSVLGLRVSDWSEHQMAFLRCNADHHCIAFNQAAWASLNHVAYEMTSVDHFMRGLGRLRHHGINPQWGPGRHGPGNNTFSYFTDPAGLVCEYTSEVAQIVEDAWIAKVWRRTPDLSDLWGTAGPPSQKIRCHMAGEPDPGPLAPATDEVSA, from the coding sequence ATGACTCACGAGAACCGCGGGGCGTACGAGAACCTCCACGCCCGCCCCACCGCCGTCCCGCTCGAACCCATCGCCCGACTGCGCGCCCTGCGCTCCGTCGAGCTGCACACCCCCGCCTTCACCGAGTCCACCGACTTCTACACCGAGGTGTGGGGCCTGGAACCCGTCGAGCAGGACCGCGACGCCGCCTGGCTGCGCGGCACCGGTGAAGAACACCACGTCCTCGCCCTCACCCGCGGCGAACGCAACGGCCTCGGCCGCATCACCTTCGCCGTGGCCACCCCCGCCGAGATCGACGAGGCCGCCCGCCGCCTCCTCGCCAGGGGCATCGTCCCCGTCGCCGGTCCCGGCCCCCTCGACCAGGTCGGCGGCGGATACGGACTCCGCTTCACCGACCCCGAGGGCCGGCTCATCGAACTCAGCGCCCAGACGCACGCCGTCACCCCGCGCGGCCGGGACGCCGCCGTCCCCGTCGGCGTCACCCACACCGTCCTCAACACCACCGACATCGACGCCGCCGTCGCCTTCTACACCTCGGTCCTCGGGCTGCGCGTCTCCGACTGGTCCGAGCACCAGATGGCCTTCCTGCGCTGCAACGCCGACCACCACTGCATCGCCTTCAACCAGGCCGCATGGGCGTCGCTGAACCACGTCGCGTACGAGATGACATCGGTGGACCACTTCATGCGCGGCCTCGGCCGGCTCCGCCACCACGGCATCAACCCCCAGTGGGGTCCCGGCCGGCACGGACCCGGCAACAACACCTTCTCGTACTTCACCGACCCCGCCGGACTCGTCTGCGAATACACCTCCGAGGTCGCCCAGATCGTCGAGGACGCCTGGATCGCCAAGGTCTGGCGGCGCACCCCCGACCTCTCCGACCTGTGGGGGACCGCAGGCCCGCCGTCCCAGAAGATCCGCTGCCACATGGCGGGCGAACCCGACCCCGGGCCCCTGGCCCCCGCCACCGACGAGGTGTCCGCATGA
- a CDS encoding aspartate dehydrogenase domain-containing protein has product MTATTTRPTPVARPTRPARRIGLVGWGAIGRVVGTALAEGHIPGAELTCIVDNRPLVDAPAPQLSFEDALAVCDLIVEAAGQGVVREWAERVLDSGADLLIASTGALVDPELVDRLRAAGPGRVYFTGGAVGGLDLLQAVTGLGALTSVRLTTTKLPATLHQPWMDAELTERLRTTTEPVEVMRGTARDVPVKFPKSTNVAASVALATGDPDLVEVVVVADPAATLTRHVIEADGPHGTYRFEVAHRPDATNPATSQVVPHSVLRSLAAVVGRAGQIL; this is encoded by the coding sequence ATGACCGCCACCACCACCCGCCCCACTCCCGTCGCACGCCCCACGCGACCCGCGCGACGCATCGGACTCGTCGGCTGGGGCGCCATCGGCCGCGTCGTCGGCACCGCCCTCGCCGAGGGCCACATCCCCGGCGCCGAACTGACCTGCATCGTCGACAACCGGCCCCTCGTCGACGCCCCCGCACCCCAACTGTCCTTCGAGGACGCCCTCGCCGTCTGCGACCTCATCGTCGAAGCCGCAGGCCAGGGCGTCGTACGGGAGTGGGCCGAGCGGGTCCTCGACAGCGGCGCCGACCTGCTGATCGCCTCCACCGGAGCACTCGTCGACCCCGAACTCGTCGACCGGCTGCGCGCAGCCGGCCCCGGACGCGTCTACTTCACCGGCGGCGCCGTCGGCGGACTCGACCTCCTGCAGGCCGTCACGGGGCTGGGCGCCCTCACCTCCGTACGCCTGACCACCACCAAACTGCCCGCCACCCTCCACCAGCCGTGGATGGACGCCGAGCTCACCGAACGGCTGCGGACCACCACCGAACCGGTGGAAGTGATGCGCGGCACCGCCCGTGACGTCCCGGTGAAGTTCCCCAAGTCCACCAACGTCGCCGCATCCGTGGCCCTCGCGACCGGCGACCCCGACCTCGTCGAGGTCGTCGTCGTCGCCGACCCGGCCGCCACCCTCACCCGGCACGTCATCGAGGCGGACGGCCCGCACGGCACCTACCGCTTCGAGGTCGCCCACCGGCCCGACGCCACGAACCCCGCCACCAGCCAGGTCGTGCCGCACTCCGTGCTGCGCAGTCTCGCAGCCGTCGTCGGCCGGGCAGGACAGATCCTGTGA
- a CDS encoding alpha/beta fold hydrolase, giving the protein MTATLTTEAVHTQEAGNPDAPLLLCLHGIGSSSGAFAPQLAGLSDQVRVVAWDAPGYAASADPGRAPGLDGYADTAAALIRDRGGRAHVLGVSWGGVIALRLAARHPDLVESLIVADSSRGSGTNPDKAAAMRARAAQLAAEGPDAFAAARGPRLVSADAPAELVERVVATMAASIRTPGYGYAADAMAETDLTDDLPTITAPALVLCGEQDTVTGTEESQAIAGGLTKSVYVTLSGAGHLSNQERPEAFNAWVRAHLHVVARTPA; this is encoded by the coding sequence GTGACCGCCACCCTCACCACCGAGGCCGTCCACACCCAGGAGGCCGGCAACCCCGACGCACCGCTGCTGCTCTGCCTGCACGGCATCGGCTCCTCCTCCGGCGCCTTCGCCCCGCAACTCGCCGGACTTTCCGACCAGGTACGGGTCGTCGCGTGGGACGCCCCCGGGTACGCGGCCTCCGCCGACCCCGGCCGGGCCCCCGGCCTCGACGGCTACGCCGACACCGCGGCCGCGCTGATCCGTGACCGCGGCGGCCGCGCCCATGTCCTCGGCGTCTCCTGGGGCGGCGTCATCGCCCTGCGCCTTGCCGCCCGCCACCCCGACCTCGTCGAGTCCCTGATCGTCGCCGACTCCAGCCGCGGCTCCGGCACCAACCCGGACAAGGCAGCCGCCATGCGCGCCCGCGCGGCACAGCTCGCCGCCGAAGGCCCGGACGCCTTCGCCGCCGCCCGCGGCCCACGCCTCGTTTCCGCCGACGCCCCGGCCGAACTCGTCGAACGCGTCGTGGCGACCATGGCCGCCTCCATCCGCACCCCCGGATACGGCTACGCCGCCGACGCGATGGCCGAGACCGACCTCACCGACGACCTGCCCACCATCACCGCACCGGCACTCGTCCTCTGCGGCGAACAGGACACCGTCACCGGAACCGAGGAGTCCCAAGCCATCGCGGGCGGCCTCACCAAGTCCGTGTACGTGACCCTCTCCGGCGCCGGACACCTCTCCAACCAGGAACGGCCCGAGGCCTTCAACGCCTGGGTCCGCGCCCACCTCCACGTCGTCGCCCGCACCCCCGCGTGA
- a CDS encoding cupin domain-containing protein — protein MPIDNTPYETDGDLAKYTDSLIATKDSREPDWNTLSFQAKAGDQYKRAQIRYVGSGATGNHENDNRIIPSGGFTFSNMLLPPGAEGPEHTHHDVEEAFFVLEGQVRVGIHRGADEVEYRTLGYRDMIVVPAGVARSLKNEGDTDALFCVIIGTRKPQVPTYPEHSPMHGITRD, from the coding sequence GTGCCCATCGACAACACCCCCTACGAGACCGACGGCGACCTCGCGAAGTACACCGACTCGCTCATCGCCACCAAGGACTCCCGCGAGCCCGACTGGAACACCCTCTCCTTCCAGGCGAAGGCCGGCGACCAGTACAAGCGCGCCCAGATCCGCTACGTCGGCTCCGGCGCCACCGGCAACCACGAGAACGACAACCGCATCATCCCGTCCGGTGGCTTCACCTTCTCCAACATGCTGCTGCCGCCCGGCGCCGAAGGCCCCGAGCACACCCACCACGACGTCGAGGAAGCCTTCTTCGTCCTCGAGGGCCAGGTCAGGGTCGGCATCCACCGCGGCGCCGACGAGGTCGAGTACCGCACCCTCGGCTACCGCGACATGATCGTCGTGCCCGCCGGAGTGGCCCGCTCGCTGAAGAACGAGGGCGACACCGACGCCCTGTTCTGCGTCATCATCGGTACCCGGAAGCCGCAGGTCCCGACGTACCCCGAGCACTCCCCGATGCACGGCATCACCCGCGACTGA
- a CDS encoding SDR family NAD(P)-dependent oxidoreductase, translated as MAADDTPRTADSSRTVVVTGAGRGLGLAAARRIGRDGYRVVIAELDERTGKQAADDLRADGITADFHPLDVADPDSVDALATTLAGDGTRLHGLVNNAGLANAVGGKPFHEIDVQAWDRIMTVNARGPWLVARALLPLMTAGGGGRIVNLASDAALYGSPRLAHYIASKGAVISLTRAMARETGDLGITVNAVAPGLTEGESSVDIPAERHELYRLNRAISRPQQPADLVGLIAFLVGDESGYITGQTFAVNGGFTMH; from the coding sequence ATGGCCGCCGACGACACCCCCCGTACCGCGGACAGCTCCCGTACGGTCGTCGTCACCGGCGCCGGCCGCGGCCTGGGACTGGCCGCGGCCCGCCGGATCGGCCGCGACGGCTACCGCGTCGTCATCGCCGAACTCGACGAACGGACCGGCAAGCAGGCCGCCGACGACCTGCGCGCCGACGGCATCACCGCGGACTTCCACCCGCTCGACGTCGCCGACCCGGACTCCGTCGACGCCCTCGCCACCACCCTCGCCGGCGACGGCACCAGGCTCCACGGCCTGGTCAACAACGCCGGTCTGGCCAACGCGGTCGGCGGAAAACCGTTCCACGAGATCGACGTGCAGGCGTGGGACCGCATCATGACGGTCAACGCCCGCGGCCCCTGGCTCGTCGCCCGCGCCCTCCTCCCGCTCATGACGGCGGGCGGCGGCGGCCGGATCGTCAACCTCGCCTCGGACGCCGCGCTGTACGGGTCGCCCCGCCTCGCCCACTACATCGCCTCCAAGGGCGCCGTCATCTCCCTGACCCGGGCCATGGCCCGCGAGACCGGGGACCTCGGCATCACCGTCAACGCGGTCGCCCCCGGACTGACCGAGGGGGAGTCCTCCGTCGACATCCCCGCCGAACGGCACGAGCTGTACCGGCTGAACCGGGCGATCTCCCGGCCCCAGCAACCGGCGGACCTGGTCGGCCTGATCGCCTTCCTCGTCGGCGACGAGTCCGGCTACATCACCGGCCAGACCTTCGCCGTCAACGGTGGCTTCACCATGCACTGA
- a CDS encoding SDR family oxidoreductase yields the protein MDLGLADRSILVTGGSSGVGLATVRMLLAEGARVATCGRRADALTAALDGLAGPDRLHHAPCDVRDEAAVKAFTEEAADRFGGIDGLVNNAGASRMKPFTETTADDWRDELELKFFGVLNPLHAALPHLRKSGNASVVNINAVLAKQPETRLMTTSAARAGILNLSTSLSKELAPDGIRVNSVCLGLVDTGQWERRYAASGSPLDYAAWQAELAADRGIALGRLGNAEEVAYAITTLLSPRASYITGTTVDVCGGVNRSIA from the coding sequence ATGGACCTCGGCCTCGCCGACCGCAGCATCCTCGTCACCGGCGGCAGCTCCGGCGTCGGCCTCGCCACGGTCCGCATGCTGCTCGCCGAAGGCGCCCGCGTCGCCACCTGCGGCCGCCGCGCCGACGCCCTCACCGCCGCCCTCGACGGACTCGCCGGACCGGACAGGCTCCACCACGCCCCCTGCGACGTAAGGGACGAAGCGGCAGTCAAAGCGTTCACCGAAGAAGCCGCCGACCGCTTCGGAGGCATCGACGGACTCGTCAACAACGCCGGCGCCTCCCGGATGAAACCCTTCACCGAGACCACCGCGGACGACTGGCGCGACGAACTCGAACTCAAATTCTTCGGCGTCCTCAACCCCCTCCACGCCGCCCTGCCCCACCTGCGCAAGTCCGGCAACGCCTCCGTCGTCAACATCAACGCCGTACTCGCCAAGCAGCCCGAGACCCGGCTCATGACCACCAGCGCCGCCCGCGCCGGCATCCTCAACCTCTCGACCTCCCTGTCGAAGGAACTCGCCCCCGACGGCATCCGCGTCAACTCCGTCTGCCTCGGCCTCGTCGACACCGGACAGTGGGAACGCCGCTACGCAGCATCCGGCAGCCCCCTCGACTACGCCGCCTGGCAGGCCGAACTCGCCGCCGACCGAGGCATCGCACTCGGCCGCCTCGGCAACGCCGAAGAAGTCGCGTACGCCATCACCACCCTCCTCTCACCCCGGGCCTCGTACATCACCGGCACCACCGTCGACGTCTGCGGCGGCGTCAACCGATCCATCGCATAA